In the genome of Oncorhynchus nerka isolate Pitt River linkage group LG4, Oner_Uvic_2.0, whole genome shotgun sequence, the window CATTCAATGTGGAATGATCAATGCAACACTCACTATTCATATCATGATTGTTGAGGATATTATAGGAATGGTGGGAATGTGCAGCTGCTATACTCACCTTGGAAGGGGATGCTGTAAAGAGGGCAGAGGGGCTGTAGAGGAAGATGGCAGCATCAGTCTCCTTCTGGCTCTCCCCCCCGTGGTCACCTGTATCTGTCATACCGTGATCTCCCATAACCACTAACAGGGTGTCATTCTGCAGCCGATCAAGCACAGATCTTGGGGACAAAACAATGGTCAGACTGGTAGAGCCATGGTATGTCATCTGACATACCGCACACAGTATTTTAGAGAGCATTGTACAAATGCAATCCTAAAGATAGTTCTTTAAAATGGCATTGATATTACATTCTGTACTACTGAATCTAAGAGTGTATGAAATAGCCTAGTGCTACTGTGGCCAGGAGACCTTATAATTCCCACTGACCTGATGACCCCATCCATCTGGGTGAGCTTGTCAGCCATGGCCGGGTGGTCAGGACCAAACCTGTGGCCACAGTGATCCACCCCCAGGAAGTGAGCTACCAGCACATCCCAGTCATCACTTAccactgaggaagagagagatgtgaagGAGAAGCCAATACTGTACACCACAAATACAAATGTGTCTGGCTGTCTGCCAATGCTTACTGATATTGTACAGGTGCTGCAGAATTCCATTGTCCACTGTGTGCAGATCCTTGACATTGAAAGAGGGGAAGGGCAGGGAACGGTGGAACTTTTTTGGGAAGAGACTTTCCCATGTGTCATCACCCATGAAGACCACTCTCTTGCCTATAGAAAGGAGAAAGGGAATAATCAGGAAAATCTGAGTTCAATTTTTTGTCATGTCCCATCTGTGCCTTTCTGAGCATAACCTTGAATGTTTTACTTACAGGGTGGCGAATTGAGCCAGACTTTATAGACTGTCACTCACCCACTTCTGCTAGCTGGTGAACTAGGTTGTCCTCCAGGATGGCGCTGGAGGCAAAGTTATTGCCCACATCAATGAAGGTGGGCAGGGAGCCTGTGGTGAAGCCCTTGATCCTCTgcatagtggtggtgggggggtcggCACGGAATGGGAACAGGCGGGCATGGGAGGGTTTTGATGAGGTCACTTCCTCCAGCACGGGCAGCTTGTTCTCGAAAGGGCGGGGCTCTTTGTTCGCGGGGTCAAAGCGGGCAAAGTCGATCTTCAGGGCGTCTATGATGAGAACCACAGCCTTGCGGAAGCGTGGCTGTCCTTGGCAGAAGTCCCCCTGCTGGTCCCCTGGCagcaaaacatccccacaggTGCTGGTCCGGTTGACCTCCAGCCTCACCAGCAGGAAGCCGCCCACAAACAGGAAGATGCCAATGTAGAACATGGCACATAGCCACAAGAGCAGAACTAGGATGGGGAGTCTCTTCATCCTAGGGACAGATCATAGACTGTATATGGGCCAAATGCATGAGTGTAGAAACAATTTGCAGGTTGTAGCTGAAATCTTGATCATGACATAAAAATGTCAATAGCCAACTGATAATCACGGTAATTGCTATAATAGCAGCATTTCTAACGTGATTTAAAAATAGTGTAGAATCTTGCAATATATGTACAGATTCAACCTCTATGTAACAGCAAACTGGCTAGCGTTCGCTAGCTACTGGTACACAGGAGGTGCCATAGCATCCATAACCATGGGCCAAAAAGTGAAATTATCTGACGTGTCTTTTCCTTAAGACTTTAAGACTGGCTTCGTTAGATTTCAAGTTAGCGAGCTGGACTTGTAACTTGTTACCACGTAGCTATTTACATGATCTGTTTTAAATGCAACAGCCAAAACGCTTATCAGTTGCTAGTGCTAGTTAGCCTAGGTACCAACCTGTACATttactagctaacgttactgaCCTTGTAGAGCTCTGTTTTGTCCTCTCTGAGACGGGGCTTGTCGACAACGAGTGTATACACGAGAGCCAGCAACGAGACAGGTACCTCAGGTACACACAGTGCGATAATATTCCCTCTTACCTTCATTGGGACTCCAGTTCAGCTATTCATTCAACTGCCAGCGCCTAACAGAGCAGAAGCGCATGTCCCTACACGGTCACCTCTCGCTGTAACCCCACTTCCGGTATATACTTCTTCTTTGTTATTATTGTGGTCCGCAATTTTTTTTAGAATTGCATGCTACCACCTACTGTGTCGGCTGTGTATCAGCCTACTATTCTGTAGTACGAATTAATTACACAATGTGAAAACATTGCCCTACCAAGTAACCCTGCACACATTAAAATCTCACCactattccactactttgaccctatctgATCCTACTCCAGGGCAGCAGTCTGGGAGGACAGAACATTATCGTTCAAAACATCCTGTAACTCTTCAGCAGTAAAATCTAAGACacccaagtacttctctgcaactgccaccacaacatctatcCTCTGTGATTTACGTTCCATCCCTGCGGTACAATCGACAACCAGGGCCATGAACACCAAATAAGCAACCTTACTGAAGCACGTTATTCATATCACTATAGGCCTCGGCCTACTCACAGGTATCCTCTTAGGATCCCTCACCCTGGACCCATTTTCCTCTACTATTCTCGTCACTGCCTCAGCATAAGacaccttctgcactactctgaccctggcaacctcaacctgcctGGACACCTCTGCTCTCCAGCATCATGGGCACCCCAACAGTTTACACACGAATagtggaaaaagtaccaaattgtcatacttgagtaaaagtaaagataccttcatagaaaataaAGTCAactagtaaaatactacttgagtaaaagtctaaatgtatctggttttaaatatacgtaagtatcaaaagtaaatgtatttgctaaaatatacttaagtttcaaaataataaataatgatttaaaattccttatattaaacaaaccagacggcacggtttattttaatttgatttgatctacggatagccaggggcatactCCAACACTCAAACATAAATTACAAAGTAGGTGTGTTTAGTTTgtccgccagatcagatgcagtagggatgaccagggatgttctcttgatatctgtgtaaattggaccattttcctgtcctgctaagaattcaaaatgtaaagagtacttttgggtgtcgggaaaaatgtatgtagtaaaaagtacattcatttctttaggaatgtagtgaggtaaaagtagtcaaaaatagaaatagaaaagtaaagtacagatacaccaAAACACTTTAGTACTTTagagtatttttacttaagtactttacaccactgttacacacacaacgTTTTCCACcaatactacacattcctttgtctcatgtccTCCTGCATCAAAACTCAAAAGAGTACAGACAGTGTCTTCTCTGGTCTATGCTGACATTCGCACTGCAACATATGGAAAGTGCTGGAAATTCAGACTCGGAATATTGTCATGGCCTACATAACAATGATTAAAAACATCTGAAAGTGTTAGAAATATTAAACATTcacaatgtattttttattatattTACAATAATTTAAACGTATATTTTTTTCAGGAAACATCATCTGGAAGGATAATCGCCAAAGTTCCATTTCCCCTATCAACAGGGGGACGTGTTTAACCAGTGCACCAATTTGATGTTGTAACTTCGTTTCCTGAATCGGCCGAGGGTCACACATGAACAAATATTCATTCATTTCACCTAAACCACATATCTGCCAACAATTACGTTAAGAAAATGTTCCGAACATTGTTCCGGACTGGCGGTGCCCTTTTAATGGTAAGACACATGCTAAttcaagctagctaacgttaggtaaTTACTGTTAGTCTACTGAGTTAGCTTGCTACTGTACGCCAGCTAGCTTGCTATCATGTGTTCACTGAGATGTTAGTCCGCTAACTAGATAACTAGTTACATTATATatagtcagttcgtcaaatatcTGCGCTGCTAAAACTGCCCTGGTGTACTTTAAGTGCTGTTGTGAAGGTGAaacgcaaagtggtaggccacacaaactcactgAATGGGACCACCAAGTCTGTCCTCCGTTTTGAACACTCgccaccgagttccaaactgcctctggaagcaatgtcaactGTTTGTCGAGAGCTtcttgaaatgggtttccatggccgaagagccgcacacaagccaaagatcaccatgtgcaatgccaagcatcggctggagtggtgtaaagctcgccgatAGAGAACTAGCCAAAACatgttttctggagtgatgaatcacgcttcaccattttGCAGTCCGATAGACGAATCTGGTTttagcagatgccaggagaacgctacctgccccaatgtacagtgccaactgtaaagttttgtgAAGGAGGAGtaatggtctgaggctgtttttcatgtttcgggctaggcctcttagttccagtgaagggaaacctTAAAGCtaaagcatacaatgacattctacatgattctgttcttccaactttgtggcagcagTTTGGGGAGGGCCATTCCTGTTTCAGGATGACAAAGCCCCTGTGCATAAAGCGAGGTTCCAattgatgtggaagaacttgactggcctgcacggagccctgacttcaaccccatcgaacacctttgggatgaattggaaagctgatgtgagccaggcctaatcgcccaacatcagtgcccgccctcactaatgctcttgtggttgaatggaagcaattccctgcagcaatgttccaacatctagtggaaagccttcccagaagagtggatgctgttagagcagcaaagaggggaccaactccatgataatgcccatgattttggaatgagatgtacgacgagcaggtgtccacacttTTGGCTCTATGTCATTGGCCAGTTGAAAATGCCCTCAACAATACAATCAAATCaagttgtatttgtcacattaGCCGAATGGTGTTTTCAGAGTTTATAAACCTAAATCTGTCATCTGTCATTATATTTAGTGTTGCACGGTAATATcatggtaccaaaacatttatgaacCAACATTTTAGAATACCATTTCATATGATAGATACTACTGACTTTTTCAGCCCTACCCATCTGAAGAACCTGCTTGTGCCTGTTATAAAATCTTTATAATGTCAGTTTTGTTTATAAATTCAGTTGAATTTAAGCTACATCCGCTAGTCTCTTGTATGTGCAGATCCAATAATATCCACTTTCATGTGCATATCACTTGTGGCATCTGTAGTCGCCAACCGCATTCCCTATCAGCATTCCCTCACTCACCTGATTCTCGCCGTCCACTCTGCTCGCATCTATTCCTCAGTCagtttgaaaaatatatataatttagcCTGGATGCAGACCCTGATGAGTCTTCTGTTACAATGTATCAACATTGCTCTTTGTATCATTTCATCACCTGTTATAACCAAGAGCACAGATCAGTCTGAGTAGCCTTTGCAAGCTCATCTTCATGCAGCCTCTGAGTGTCGGAGATGGAAAAAGCACCGCTCCGCGACAGGTATGCTTGCAGCTTTACAGCAAAGAAAATGGCTTTTCTCTAGCCTAAATGGTTCCAAAAATGTGCCATATTACCAGAGAAGCCTTTTTTCTTTCTATCGGGATTCACACTCATTTTATATAATTTCACAAACCATGTCGAGGGACACCTTAAACTAATCCTGGGTCGCTAATTAGTGGTTTGATAATATACAATgttgttcagtcatgttacctagctagctaacaacctggtaactTGACAGTAGGTTTAGGCACATTTTAATGGCACTTGAGATGTGCTTAAAAAGGTAGGATTCATATAGGCTTAATGTAAGCCTAAACTATCGTGTGCCTCCTATAGCCTGTTCTGGATTTGTTCTGGATTGTGAAGAgacgtcttgtggggtatgcatggatgtctgagctgtgtgctattagtttaaacagacagctcggtgcattcagcttgtcaacacttcttacaaaaacaagtagtgatgaagtcaattttGAGCCATAAAAGATTGACATGTATATTTAAGGGCCAGctttgctgccctgttctgagccaactgtcattttcctaagtccctctctGTGGCACCTAatcacatgactgaacagtagtccaggtgcaacaaaactagggagtgagtgtaaagccataacacaagtttttccagcagtagactatgatcgataatgtcaaaagccgcactgaagttaactaagggttggtaacaggctgattggtcgactatttgagccagtaaagggggctttacaaTTCTTGGGTAGCATAACTACTTTTGCTTCTCTCCAGAACTGAGGGCACCCACATTTCTAGTAGGCTttgattgaagatatggcaaataggagtggaaacattgtctgctattatcctcagtaatttcctatacaagttgtcagaccctggtggtttgtccattgttgatagacaacaatcattttttcaccTATTCCACACACAATTCAAAatgacaatgcttgtctttcaaaatgtggtcagttatacttgtatatgtagtgtcagtgtttgttgctggcatgtcatgcccaAAAAATCATTAAACTAGTTGCCAATATAAGTGGATTTTTGGGGTGAATGAGCCAtgtgattcaatgaatgatagaGCTGAGTTTACCCTTTtgcccaaaatgtaatttaagatgttccaaagctttttactttCATTCTTTATCatgtatctttgtttcatagtgtagtttcttttttaaaattcagtttagtcacatgatttctccaTTTGAAGTATGTTTGCCAATTGGTTGttcagccagacttatttgccattcatttttcctcatccctctcaaccatataATGTTTAAATTCTTCATCAATCCAAGGGGGTTTAATAGTCtttagtcattttcttaatgagtGCATGCTTTTTAGTAACTTTAATAAGCAATtttataaatgtgtcaagtgcagtgtctggttgctcctcattacacaccatggACCAGCAAAcgttctttacatcatcaacataggaatcactacagaaCGTATTCTATGACCTCATACTTTGGTTTTCCAatatatggctactatattgtgatcattacatccaatggatttggatactgctttcaaaGCTTATTTATGCAGCactagtaaagatgtgatcaatacatgttgatttcattcctgtgctgtttgtaactacccttgtcagttgactgataacctgaaccaggttgcaggcattggttacagtttgaagctttttcttgactGTGCAGTTTGAAATCCACTGAAATCACCCAGACAATAGAGAGgtatatcacatacattatcaagaaTTTCAGACATATTATccatatactgactgttagcacttggtgttCTACAACAGCTTTAGAAAAGTTTGTGGCCATACGCACATCCTTAACATAGGTGCCGGGATAATAAAGAATACTAGTATAGAACAAGAAGCAGCTTCCCAcaggaatgggctttaggtgaggcagatgaaccagTAGCCATATtatttcaacagtatttaacatgagatcctctcttaGCTTTACAGGAGTGTGGTTCGTAATATAGACCGCAACACCGCCCCCAtggcatttctgtattttttgtaatgtcataaccatgtattgctaccactgtatcatcaaaggtattattatctaagtgagtttcagagatcgACTATGAATGTCATCTATAACTAGCAAGTTATtcatttcatgaaccttgtttcttaggctacatatgttaatgtgggctatttttagcacttttctgggatgcttgattGTCTTTATTGCTGAAGCTGATCAGAAGTAGACATGCTCGTGTTTGTTTGAGCTGatagtggacttcctactagggcacgcCGCCTCAGTGCTAATAGTAttactctggttcataggcacatgattactgcatacaatagctatTGGATCAACAGACACATTCAGGGCATTTAGAAGGACAAATTAAGTTACTTATGTTGTTTGCCAACGCCCCTGGGCTAATGTACATTTGATGCCGCATTATGACAATTTAgcaacacaatggtagggattaactgagctggtcatTAAGTCATTCTCAACGTGAAATGCGTGGACAGGgtccaggagccaagatgatttggatcAATCCGTCATTCCTGTAGAGCATCTTCTATTTCCAGAAGGTGTCGAAGTTATCTATAAAAGTGATTCCAACAGAACTACAGTAATCTTTTAGCCAGGTGTGTAATGCCAGTAACCTGCTGAATCTTTCACAACCGCGGCTAGACGATGGTACCGGACCTGAAATAATTGGCTGCTTTTTGGGATCTTTCAGTGCAAGAATCACTTATTTGAAAATCAATTTTCAGAAGTTCCGAGCTAGCCCTCGTCAtttgaccccacatggactacgacAGCGTCAGCTCCCGGCATCTGTCTTAGAACAGTCAGAAGCTGCCTTGTAATGTCCTGTACTCCGTGCTCCAGCATAGCACAGGGTTTTTTCCCCGGGAGCCAAGATGTTTCTTGGTTTCTGTTCATCTCTCTACTTATGGAAATATTTATATTGACAGTACATTTGTACATGCACTGTATATCTGTACAGCCACTActcattctcttatagctctatgttCTCTCTACCCATTTGTATATAATGTATGTAAACACTGTAAATTCTGTCTCtaaatgttgtctatcactagcagcaccatatcaccaagtaCAATTCTGAGTGTGTAAATGTACTTGGTGAATAAAGGTGATTCTGAAGTTGCAACTCTCATGGAGTAAATGTACTTGGTGAATAAAGGTGATTCTGAAGATGCAACTCTCATGGAGTAACCTTCTGATGCAACAATGTGTAATGTACATTGATGGTGATTTTATTGTTTCCCTCCAGCATTCCCAGAGAACAGTGCCCACAGTCCCAGCGTTGTGGGTGACACAAGCCCAGCAGCGATGGGCGTCCAGTCTGCCCATGAACACTGTGGTTCTGTTTGTGCCACAACAAGAATCTTGGGTTGTGGAAAGGATGGGCCGCTTCCATCGCATCTTAGAGCCGGTAATTTAACCATTGTTTTCCAATTAGCCAGTGATCTGCACCCTTAATTACTTTAACACTATTTCACAGTTTATATCCCAAATGCATAAAAATGATCAATTTACTAATTTGTCTTTCACTTTTCTGGATATTCTGCAGGGCTTGAATTTCCTAATACCAATACTGGACAAAATCCGTTATGTGCAAAGTCTTAAAGAGATAGTTATTGATGTCCCAGAGCAGTCTGCGGTCTCTTTAGGTGAGTGACAACTGTCACTGTTGTCGTCACTGTAAGCCAGTCTTCATTATTCTCAGTCAGTCCTTGTCTCGGAATTAACTGATATCTGATTACATCCACAGATAATGTGACACTACAGATAGATGGAGTCCTCTATCTTAGGATATTGGATCCTTTTAAGGTATGTTTGTGAAGTCCATGATTTCTTGAGGTTGTTGTTCATGGAAGTTTTTGCTTTGTTTGTAGATATTGATTACAAGATGTACTTCCTTCCAGGCCAGCTATGGAGTTGAGGACCCAGAGTATGCTGTCACCCAACTTGCCCAGACCACCATGCGGTCAGAGCTGGGAAAACTGACCCTGGACAAAGTATTCAGGGTGAGTCTCGGTTCTTTTTTACAAATTGTGTTTGTGATATTTTTTTAACCTAATTTCCTTGTTTTATATTTCTCCAGGAAAGAGAGACCCTTAATACCAACATAGTCCACTCCATCAACCAGGCGTCAGATGATTGGGGAATCCGTTGCCTTCGTTATGAAATCAAGGATATACATGTTCCACCACGTGTCAAAGAGTCCATGCAGATGCAGGTGAGAGGGGCTGGCACTGCTGCCAACAAACTGGGAGACAGGTCTTGAACCTCAAACTATTTCTGAGCATGATCTTATTTATAGATTAGTGATACATTGCACATTATTAAGACTTAGCCTATCAGTTTTGTATGTTTACACCCTTTCTGACTGCCTTCCGTTGTCTAGGTGGAGGCAGAGCGTAAGAAGAGAGCCACTGTGCTGGAGTCTGAAGGTCACAAGGAAGCAGCCATCAACGTTGCTGAGGGTCGCAAGCAAGCTCAGATCCTGGCCTCGGAAGGACAGAAAACAGAACAGATCAACAAAGCAGCTGGTAGGTTAATACACATATCTAGATGACTTAAGGCCTTTGTTAACTACTAAGGATGGTGTGAAAGTTGGACCGTTGTTTTTGATGTGAGTTTTGTCTGAGTTAGAACGGCTTCTGTTTGCTTTATCTGCCTTAGTTGAATGTAAGTCGATCtagataagtgtctgctaaattacgtAAATGTTTCTGTTGTgcgaggcagcttgatgtactgagctttcagaaagtattcagtcccctttTTCcatgttacagccttactctaaaatggattaaataaactaggcaaaaaaagaaacgtcctctcactgtcaactacgtttattttcagcaaacttaacatgtaaatatgtgaacataacaagattcaataactgagacataaactgaacaagttccacagacatgtgactaacagcaatggaataatgtgtccctgaacaaaggggtggtcaaaatcaaaagtaacaatccgtatctgatgtggccaccagctgcattaagaactgcagtgcatcccctcatggactgcaccagatttgccagttcttgctgtgagatgttacacccactcttccaccaaggcacctgcaagttcccggatatttctggggggaatggccctagccctcaccctccaatccaacaggtcccagacgtgctcaatggccatggcagaacactgacattcctgtcttgcaggaaatcacgcacagaacgagcagtatggctggtggcattgtcatgctggagggtcatgtcaggatgagcctgcaggaagggtaccacatgagggaggaggatgtcttccttgtaacgcacagcgttgaaattgccggcaatgacaacaagctcagtccaatgatgctgtgacacactgccccagaccatgacggaacctccacctccaaatcgatcccgctccagagtacaggcctcggtgtaacgcccattccttcgacgataaacgcgattTCGACCATCcgccctggtgagacaaaaccgcgactcgtcagtgaagagcactttttgccagtcctgtctggtccagcgacggtgggtttgttcccataggcgacgttgttgctgtttatctggtgaggacctgccttgcaACAGGCCTACTAGACCTcaatccagcctctctcagcctattgcggacagtctgagcactgatgaagggattgtgcgttcctggtgtaactcaggcaattgttgttgccatcctgtacctatcccgcaggtgtgatgttcggatgtaccgatcctgtgcagttgttgttacatgtggtctgccactgcgaggacgatcagctgtccgtcctgtctccctgtaccgCCATCTTAGGTGTCCAAAGTTTTGTGACCTTAATtacctaccatctgtaagctgttagtgtcttaacgaccgttccacaggtgcaggtttgttaattgtttatttttcattgaacaagcatggtcaacagtgtttaaaccctttacaatgaagatctgtgaaattatttggatttttacgaattatctttgaaacacagggtcctgaaaaaggatcatttttttgctgagttatttttttcctcatcaatctacacaaaataccccaatgacaaaccaaaaacacatttttagaaatgtttgccaatttatttaaaataaacataccttatttataaaagtattcagactctttcctatgagactcgaaattgagctcaggtgcatcctgtttcaattgatcttccttaagatgtttttacaacttgattggagtccacctgtggtaaattcaattgattagacatgatttggaaaggcacacacctgtctatataaggtccctcagttgacagtgcctgtcagagcaaaaaccaagccacgaggtgaaggaattgtccgtagagcttctaGTCAGGATAGTGTTTTGTCTCATAtttgaggaagggtaccaaaacatttctgcagcattgcatGTCCCCAAGatcacattggcctccatcattcttaaatggaagaagtttggtgtaacggttttcttccgctgaaggagaggaggaccaaaatgcagcgtggttagagttcaacatgtttaatcaaGACCATACatgagaacactacaaaatacaaaacaacaaaagtgaaaaccgaaacagtcctatctggtgcaatgacacagacagaagacaatcacccacaaaatacccaaagaacatggctgtctaaatatggttcccaatcagagacaacgacagacagctgcctctaattgagaaccaatctaggcaaccatagacatacaaaactacctagaaaggaaacagccccataaacatacaaaacccctagaccagacaaaacacataaatcccccatgtcacaccctgacctaaccaaaaataataaagaaaacgaagataactaaggccagggcgtgacatttggaaccaccaagac includes:
- the stoml2 gene encoding stomatin-like protein 2, mitochondrial, which translates into the protein MFRTLFRTGGALLMHSQRTVPTVPALWVTQAQQRWASSLPMNTVVLFVPQQESWVVERMGRFHRILEPGLNFLIPILDKIRYVQSLKEIVIDVPEQSAVSLDNVTLQIDGVLYLRILDPFKASYGVEDPEYAVTQLAQTTMRSELGKLTLDKVFRERETLNTNIVHSINQASDDWGIRCLRYEIKDIHVPPRVKESMQMQVEAERKKRATVLESEGHKEAAINVAEGRKQAQILASEGQKTEQINKAAGEANAVLAKADAKAKAIRLLSDALAEQNGNAAASLSVAEQYVSAFSNLAKESNTILLPSNSGDISGMVTQAMTIYGSLAKQSSKKLESVSPEWAMEKSEELVPPAQ